The following DNA comes from Chrysiogenes arsenatis DSM 11915.
GTGGCTGACAAACACGCAAGTCAATTTCTGTGCCAAAGCGTACCCGACCGTTCCGGTTGACCACCCCGATGCGCCGGTACTTTCCGTGCTGGGCGGGTTCCTGCGTAATGGATATTTGCACCGCGCCATCCGCGAACAGGGTGGAGCCTACGGCGGTGGCGCCAATCAAGATTCCGACGTTGCAGCCTTCCGCTTTTACTCGTATCGCGACCCACGAATGGAAGAAACGCTGGCCGACTTCGACCAATCGGTGCAGTGGTTACTCCAAGAGCAGCATGAATGGCGCCACGTCGAAGAAGCCATCCTCGGCGTGATCGGCAATATGGATAAACCCGGCTCGCCCGCTGGCGAAGCGAAAAAAGCCTTCCATAACCAACTGCTAGGCCGCACACCGGAACAGCGGCAACGCTACCGCGAACGGGTACTCAGCGTCACGCTTGACGATTTGCAACGTGTTGCCAGCACGTATCTTCAACCAGAAGCAGCCAGTATGGCGGTTGTTTCGCGCGTGGAAAATGGGGAGAAACTACGGAAGCTGGGATTGGAAACAACTACGCTCGTGTAAGAAAAGGAAGGGCAGACACGCAGGTCTGCCCCTACAGAGACCAACAAAAACCATTATCCGGTACTTTCGTAGGGGCGATCTCATGTGATCGCCCGTCGTCGTTTATTTTCCCGGCTCCGATCCAAATCCAAAACAGAGCGATTTCCCTCGTTGCGCTGCTGGGCAATGGTCAATGCAATCACCACAGTTATGGCACAGCGCATTGTTCCCTTCGGTGCGTGGGTCAAGTCCCATAGGGCACACTTTGGCGCATTGACCGCACTGCGAGCATTTTGCATCGTCAAGCGTGATGTGCATTCCACGTTCCGTTTTAAAAAATGACAGGCACGTTCCGGTCGGACAAAAGAGGCGGCACCAGAAGCGTGGCGCATAGAAGGCTTCAACCATCAGCAGGGTAAGAATAATGGCAATTTCAAATGTCAGCGTACCAAACTTGACCAACACCAATGCCTGCGACGAAATCAGACCCGGCGGCAGTATCAATGTCAGTAGCGGCACTCCGGCAATGCCGACGACCAGCAGTCCCGCGAGTAAAAATCCATAGCGGAATATGTTGGCACGCGAAGCCGATTGCAACCGAGCATTGGTCGGAACCGCACGTAAGCCGAGGCGTCGGCGCATTCCTGCGATGAGGTCAGAAAAAAGGTAATACGGGCAGAGCCAACTGCACCACACTCGCCCGAGTATGAGCATCAACAGAAGCGGTACCACCAGTGACGCCAACATCGCTGATGAAATAAGCGCCGACGTGAGCATCACCTGAAAAACGGCAACGGGATCGGCGACGGCAATATCGCCAACGTCAAGCGAGTAGAATGTCCCTTTGGCAAAGTAGATTTTATGCACGTTCATCCATGGGATCACAAAAATAGCGGCCAAGACACTGAATTGCACAAGGCGACGCCAGAAAACAATGGTAGTAAGGCGCG
Coding sequences within:
- a CDS encoding 4Fe-4S binding protein; its protein translation is MKTNRRTRLTTIVFWRRLVQFSVLAAIFVIPWMNVHKIYFAKGTFYSLDVGDIAVADPVAVFQVMLTSALISSAMLASLVVPLLLMLILGRVWCSWLCPYYLFSDLIAGMRRRLGLRAVPTNARLQSASRANIFRYGFLLAGLLVVGIAGVPLLTLILPPGLISSQALVLVKFGTLTFEIAIILTLLMVEAFYAPRFWCRLFCPTGTCLSFFKTERGMHITLDDAKCSQCGQCAKVCPMGLDPRTEGNNALCHNCGDCIDHCPAAQRGKSLCFGFGSEPGK